TCCGCGTCGGCGCTCTTGCCGAGGAAGCCGCTGGCTCCGGCGCGCAGTGCCTCGAAGACGTACTCGTCGATCTCGAAGGTGGTGAGGATCAGGACTTTCACCCCGGCGAGGTCCTCGTCCCCGGTGATCAGGCGGGTCGCCGCGAGACCGTCGAGAACCGGCATACGGATGTCCATCAGCACCAGATCCGCCCCGGCGGCCCTGACCAGACGCACCTCCTCACGTCCATCGCCCGCCTCCCCGACCACCTCCAGGTCCGGAGCCGGTTCGTTCAGGGCCTTGAACCCGGTGCGCACCAGGGGCTGATCGTCGGCGATGACTACGCGGATCATGCTGCAGTCCGGCCCGGAAGGCACCCAGGCGCCCACCGCCCGACGGCGCCCTGGACGTCGTACGCACCCGTCGGGCAGCCATTCCTCCCGCCCGAACCTGACCCACAGCCAGTCCATGACCACAGCGGTGGTGAGCGAGGCAACGAGCCGGCCCGCCACCATCGCCGGGTTGCCCGGGAAGGCGATGGAGGTCGCGACCAGCACGACCGGGTTGATCGCCGGCGCGGACAGCAGGAAGGCAAGCGCGGCGGCCGGGGCGACACCGCGCCGCATCAGGCTGTCGGCGACCGGGACCGACGCGCATTCGCACCCCGGCAGGATGGCGCCCGCCGCGCTCGCGACCGGCACGGCACGGCACGGCACGGGCAGGGTTGCGCGGCAGCAGCCGGCTGAAGACCCGTTCCGGTACGAAGGCACCGATCGCCGCCGACACGAGCGTGCCGAGCAGCAGGAACGGCACACCCTGCACGGCGATCGCCGTGAAGACGGTCCACCAGGCAGCCACGGGCGGGATGTAGAGGTCGAGGGCGACCATCGGGCCGAGGATCGAGCCGACCGTCACGATGGCGATCAGCGCGACGCCGCCGAACACGACGTAGACGAGGGTGCGGACGACCAGCCGTAGGCCATCGGCCAGATCCCGTACCCGCTCGTGGCTTTCCTGACTCACTGGGCCTCGTGTTTCCCGACTGCTCCTGCTGCCCGGACCGCGGGACCGCGCCACCGTGGCGCCCGCCGGAGTGGCTAGCGCGGCCGGCTGTGCCCCGGCCTGCGAGAAACTGTGACTACGCTCGCAGACCAGGGCACAACGCGGTGTCTCACCCCGTCGCGAGCCGGCTCGCGACGGCCGCCGCGAGTCGCGGTGCTGCGAACGCGGTCCCGCAGGTGAACCGCATCAGCGGCCCGAACGCGGCCGCCGCCTGGATGCCCGTGAAGTACAGGCCGGGCACGGACGACTGCAGCCCCGCGTCGAGATGCGGGAAGCCTGCGGTGCGGGTGAGTCCGGCGCGCAGTTCGGGGGCCAGGAAGTCCAGGCCGTTCAAGCGGACTCGGTAGCCGGTGGCGGCCAGGACATGATCGGTCGCCAGCGTGTGGGTGCGGCCCTCCACGTCCCTGATGGTGAGAAGGACACCGTCGTCGTCCCTCCGCGCATGGGTGATGTGCTGTCCCAGCCTCACGGGGACCACCCTGTCGAGGCGAGGCTTGAGCCACCACGACCCGAACGGGCCGAGTACCCGCTTGACCAGCCGCAGTCGCGTGACCGCGGGCAGGAAGCGGAAGGCGGCCGCGTGGTGGACGACCCCGTACAGCCCCCAGGAACGTCCGAGCGGGGTGTCCGGCTGCCAGTGCGGCCCGGGCGTGGGACCGGCACCGAACACCAACTTTTCCGCCCGCACGAGGAGTTGGACCTTGGCCTCGGCCTCGTGCAACAGCGCGGCGCTCTCCTGCGCCGACTGCCCGGCACCCACCACAACCACCTCACGTCCGGCGAACGCCTTGAGGTCGGCGTGCTGCGAGCTGTGCGAGACGAGCCCCTCGGAGACGAACTCGGCGAGCGGCTCCGG
This is a stretch of genomic DNA from Streptomyces sp. NBC_00285. It encodes these proteins:
- a CDS encoding FAD-dependent oxidoreductase, whose translation is MSKNVVVIGAGPYGLSTAAHLKARGLSVRVFGSPMASWAENMPAGMLLKSPPSASMLSAPRPGFTLDDYARQSDETRLTGHDQVPVEMFVRYGRWFAEELVPEVERIRVLGVDRQADGFHLKLASGEELQATAVVVASGMDGFAHIPEPLAEFVSEGLVSHSSQHADLKAFAGREVVVVGAGQSAQESAALLHEAEAKVQLLVRAEKLVFGAGPTPGPHWQPDTPLGRSWGLYGVVHHAAAFRFLPAVTRLRLVKRVLGPFGSWWLKPRLDRVVPVRLGQHITHARRDDDGVLLTIRDVEGRTHTLATDHVLAATGYRVRLNGLDFLAPELRAGLTRTAGFPHLDAGLQSSVPGLYFTGIQAAAAFGPLMRFTCGTAFAAPRLAAAVASRLATG